One Leptospira barantonii genomic window, TTTCCTATCTCAAAATCGGAATCGAAAGAGTAACCGCAACGATGAAGGAAATTCACAAGTTCAAAGACATGGCCTTGTATTTAACATCCTTGTTCTTCGCTATGGCGGCTTTAGGAATCGTAATCAGCTTCGCATTTATCTATGGCGCCCAGGAAATCAAAACCGAAGAAAAACACGAGATCGCTATGTTTCTTTTGATTCAACTTTTCGCGGCGGTCGGCGCGATCATCTTCGGTTTTATCCAGGATAAAATCGGAGCGAAGAAAACTTTTAACATTACGCTTTTCTTATGGGTTTTTTGTCTTCTTTTGATCTATTGGGTCAAGGATCTCACCGCGTTTTTAATCGGAATCGGAATTCCGACCACACAACAATGGGTCTTTGTAGGAACAACGGTTTTCGCAGGAGCGGGATTAGGCGCCACTCAATCCGCAAGCCGCGCGATCGTCGGGCTTTTTGCACCCGAATCTAAGTCGGGAGAATTCTTCGGTCTTTGGGGTTTGTCCGGTAAGATCGCGGCCGCTTTCGGTCTTGTGGCCGTAGGAGGATTGCAGGTTCTTTTCGATTTGAGAAATTCCTTTCTCGTGGTTTGTGTTTTCTTTATCATTTCGCTTCTCATCAACTTCTTAGTGGATGAGGAACGAGGAATCCAAACCGCAATCGATTACAAAGAAAACTGATTCTCACTTTTTAAAATCCGGGAATGACTTGCTTTTCCCGGATTTTTTGATACGTTTTACTCGAAGGTAAAAAGTAAGAATGGCTTTTGAAACCGAAGACGAGTTCGAGTCGCACCAAAGTCAACGAAGACTTGCGTTGGCTACGATCGACGAGTTGACTCAGACAAAATTGGATTTGTTGGACGCGGGAAAAGAAATTCCCCGTTTTATCAATCACGCCATTTCTTATCTCAATAAAAAATATCTGACCGAAGAAAAGGTCATCAGCGATTTCTTAATCAAGAAATAAAAAAGCCGCGATAACTTCGCGGCTTTTAAACGGAATCCATAAATCTGCGATTCTTGAAAACGATTCTTAACTTTTTTAGATCGTTTCTTCCCTTAAAATAAAACTCAACGAAACTCGAGCATTTTGGAAATCATTCTTTTTTGATCGAGTTCCATCG contains:
- a CDS encoding MFS transporter; its protein translation is MQDIKRAPFREILGWCMFDFANSSYTTVIISVTYGIVFSQLVVPASSNQENPYEYGNLLWSIALAISYLLVVVTGPIFGAITDYSARKKQFLFYSYVFCIISTGALWFVIAPGQYVLAFILIIFSNFFFASGENFASSFLPYLGPKEDLGKISGYAWGIGYFGGIVAVALVNTLGPKTLANFDNLRLVGPYTAFFFLFAGIPTFLLLREYTAGKEKPEGLSYLKIGIERVTATMKEIHKFKDMALYLTSLFFAMAALGIVISFAFIYGAQEIKTEEKHEIAMFLLIQLFAAVGAIIFGFIQDKIGAKKTFNITLFLWVFCLLLIYWVKDLTAFLIGIGIPTTQQWVFVGTTVFAGAGLGATQSASRAIVGLFAPESKSGEFFGLWGLSGKIAAAFGLVAVGGLQVLFDLRNSFLVVCVFFIISLLINFLVDEERGIQTAIDYKEN